In Candidatus Epulonipiscium sp., a genomic segment contains:
- the rlmD gene encoding 23S rRNA (uracil(1939)-C(5))-methyltransferase RlmD, with protein MGELPIVKNMHFELIIDDMGSQGEGIGKIKDFTIFVEGALPGDKIKTRIIKVKKSYGFGKLIRLLEPSPMRVVPHCPSFHRCGGCQIQHMDYKSQLEFKRKRVRNSIERIGKLNDIVVHPTIGMENPLYYRNKAQFPVGMKDGKVEIGFYAARSHNIIDTPKCYIQDEVNSKIIPIIRKYIEDYKIPVYNEQNHTGLIRHILIRVAFKTKEIMVCIIINGKELPHKSELINGLTKVPNMTGIVLNYNTKKTNVILGDKINTLWGQDYITDYIGNIKFEISPLSFFQVNPTQTKVLYEKALEYAKLEGNEIVWDAYCGIGTISLFLAKGARKVYGVEIVGAAIEDARKNAKINNIRNVEFFVGKAEEIIPRMYEKEGIKAEVIVVDPPRRGCDENLINTMVKMEPKRIVYVSCDPGTLARDLKMLSEKGYRVEEVQPVDMFPHTTHVETVVLMSRVDK; from the coding sequence ATGGGCGAACTACCAATTGTTAAGAATATGCATTTTGAATTGATAATAGATGATATGGGTTCCCAAGGAGAAGGTATAGGTAAAATCAAAGATTTTACGATATTTGTCGAAGGAGCTTTACCGGGAGATAAGATAAAAACTAGAATTATAAAAGTGAAAAAAAGCTATGGTTTTGGAAAATTAATTAGACTACTAGAGCCTTCACCAATGAGAGTGGTCCCCCATTGTCCTAGTTTCCATAGGTGCGGAGGGTGTCAAATACAACATATGGATTATAAGTCACAATTAGAATTTAAAAGAAAAAGGGTTAGGAATAGTATAGAACGAATAGGAAAATTAAATGATATAGTAGTCCACCCTACCATAGGGATGGAGAATCCCCTTTATTATAGGAATAAAGCACAATTTCCCGTAGGAATGAAAGATGGTAAAGTTGAAATAGGGTTTTATGCAGCAAGAAGTCATAATATAATAGATACTCCTAAATGCTATATCCAGGATGAAGTAAATAGTAAAATTATACCGATAATTAGAAAGTATATAGAAGATTACAAGATACCTGTGTACAATGAACAAAATCATACAGGACTTATCCGACATATACTTATAAGGGTTGCCTTTAAAACAAAAGAAATAATGGTTTGTATCATAATTAATGGAAAAGAACTACCCCACAAAAGTGAACTGATTAATGGATTGACAAAGGTACCCAATATGACAGGTATTGTATTAAACTATAATACAAAAAAGACCAATGTAATATTGGGTGATAAGATTAATACTCTATGGGGACAGGATTATATAACCGATTATATAGGGAATATAAAATTTGAAATATCCCCCTTATCCTTTTTCCAAGTAAATCCCACGCAAACAAAAGTTTTATATGAAAAAGCCTTAGAATATGCAAAACTAGAAGGGAATGAGATAGTGTGGGATGCTTACTGTGGGATAGGCACCATTTCCCTATTCCTTGCCAAAGGAGCAAGGAAAGTATACGGAGTAGAAATAGTAGGGGCTGCTATAGAAGATGCAAGGAAAAATGCAAAAATAAATAACATACGAAATGTAGAATTTTTCGTAGGGAAGGCAGAGGAAATCATTCCTCGAATGTATGAAAAAGAAGGGATAAAAGCCGAAGTCATAGTAGTAGATCCCCCAAGAAGGGGCTGTGATGAAAACCTTATAAATACCATGGTGAAAATGGAGCCTAAAAGAATAGTATATGTATCCTGTGATCCAGGGACATTAGCTAGGGACTTAAAGATGTTAAGTGAAAAGGGGTATAGGGTTGAAGAAGTGCAGCCTGTGGATATGTTTCCGCATACAACGCACGTTGAGACGGTAGTATTGATGTCAAGGGTAGATAAGTAA
- a CDS encoding DNA cytosine methyltransferase, giving the protein MKIKIPDDIYEQVDENFTGKTIQERIRECLEYGINAKLTNVSNVSEKTYNVVDLFSGAGGLSRGFMDAGFNVVLGVDFDDAALKTFKENHGNAEAMKLDLFDHGNIEKIYDYLIKREIKLDVLVGGPPCQGFSLAGKREEFDKRNVLYSAMVKASKRIKPKVVVLENVPGMLTLYNGAGAKRVREDFEQIGYHVYEPKILYAPEYGIPQIRKRVFFVMTLKDEVQGEFNYPLPELFENEFVTCEDAIGNLPSLVGAKDFSLNQVFDYPSAPTNEYEKYMRKNSNKIYNHTPTKHADETVRLISLVPEGKNYKALPLEELKKRKFKYNEALTRYDSKRPSRTIDTGHRTHFHYKWNRIPTVREAARLQSFPDDFIFYGNKQEQYKQVGNAVPPLLGKAVATKVKELLDNEKN; this is encoded by the coding sequence ATGAAAATAAAGATACCAGATGACATATATGAACAAGTAGATGAGAACTTTACTGGAAAAACTATTCAAGAAAGAATTCGGGAGTGCTTAGAATATGGAATAAACGCAAAACTCACAAATGTTTCGAATGTTTCGGAAAAAACATATAATGTCGTAGACTTGTTTTCTGGTGCTGGAGGGTTGTCTAGAGGTTTTATGGATGCGGGATTTAATGTTGTTTTAGGCGTTGATTTTGATGATGCCGCTTTAAAGACGTTCAAGGAGAATCATGGTAATGCAGAAGCTATGAAGTTAGATTTATTTGATCATGGAAACATAGAAAAAATATATGATTATTTAATTAAAAGGGAAATCAAATTGGATGTCCTGGTTGGTGGACCACCTTGCCAAGGATTTAGTTTAGCTGGAAAAAGAGAAGAGTTTGATAAGAGAAATGTTTTATATTCTGCTATGGTAAAAGCATCCAAAAGGATAAAACCAAAGGTTGTCGTTCTAGAAAATGTCCCAGGAATGTTAACTCTTTATAATGGAGCAGGAGCTAAGAGGGTTAGGGAAGATTTTGAACAAATTGGTTATCATGTTTACGAGCCTAAAATTTTATATGCACCAGAGTATGGAATTCCACAGATAAGAAAGCGTGTATTTTTTGTTATGACTCTAAAAGATGAAGTACAAGGTGAGTTTAATTATCCGCTTCCGGAACTATTTGAAAATGAGTTTGTTACTTGTGAAGATGCTATTGGTAATTTACCATCATTAGTTGGTGCGAAAGATTTTTCTTTAAATCAAGTATTTGACTATCCTTCTGCGCCGACAAATGAATATGAAAAATATATGAGAAAAAATTCTAATAAAATATATAACCATACTCCGACGAAACACGCCGATGAGACCGTGAGACTAATTTCTTTAGTTCCAGAAGGTAAAAATTATAAAGCTTTACCATTGGAGGAGCTTAAAAAAAGGAAATTTAAATACAATGAGGCACTGACTAGGTATGATAGCAAAAGGCCTTCGAGAACAATTGATACAGGTCACAGAACCCATTTTCATTACAAATGGAATAGAATTCCGACTGTTCGTGAAGCGGCCCGTTTACAGTCATTTCCTGATGATTTCATATTTTATGGTAATAAGCAAGAACAATATAAACAAGTAGGGAATGCGGTTCCTCCACTTCTTGGAAAAGCAGTAGCTACTAAAGTGAAGGAGCTTTTAGACAATGAGAAAAATTAA
- a CDS encoding PD-(D/E)XK nuclease family protein, with translation MDNDTKTISAGEINKFIYCPYQWYYQRVYGNKELRELVKMRNEQYGYEDASLSNFERGNRFHKKYHFVYKLKKILLLIIWIAISMLTIFVVYWVIRYEG, from the coding sequence ATGGATAATGATACTAAAACCATATCTGCAGGGGAAATAAATAAATTTATATATTGCCCCTATCAATGGTATTATCAAAGAGTATATGGAAATAAAGAACTCAGAGAGTTAGTAAAAATGAGGAATGAGCAGTATGGATATGAGGATGCAAGTTTAAGCAATTTTGAACGGGGAAACAGATTTCACAAAAAATATCATTTTGTTTATAAGTTAAAAAAGATATTACTATTAATAATATGGATAGCTATATCTATGTTAACAATATTTGTTGTTTATTGGGTGATAAGATATGAGGGATAA
- a CDS encoding HD domain-containing protein has translation MRYLKDIRDGEQIIGHYLCKQKQTLKSRSGKPYVSIKLQDKTGLVDGKIWDINNDIDEFDENCFIKIDGVVSLYQGEYQISIRRLRVSVEGEYDPMDYIPCTEKDIQGMLTKIREYINQIENIHIKKLLESFFVSDEEFLKKFSSHSAARSIHHSYMGGLLEHTLTVVEYADFLCSKYIGVDRDIVIAGAMLHDIGKTEELSEFPLNDYTDFGQLLGHITIGTEMITDKIRQLKNFPQALEVLIKHCILSHHGELEYGSPKRPKTIEAMIIHCADNTDAKIKLFEEAIKAEHSQGSWVGFNRMLGRNIRKSNF, from the coding sequence ATGCGTTATTTGAAAGACATTAGAGATGGGGAACAGATTATAGGGCATTATCTTTGCAAGCAAAAACAAACATTAAAATCGAGAAGTGGTAAGCCGTATGTATCTATAAAACTACAAGATAAAACAGGACTAGTGGATGGCAAAATATGGGACATCAATAACGATATAGATGAATTTGATGAAAATTGTTTTATAAAAATAGATGGAGTTGTAAGTCTGTATCAAGGGGAATACCAAATAAGCATCCGAAGACTTAGGGTAAGCGTAGAAGGAGAATACGATCCTATGGATTATATTCCTTGTACAGAAAAAGATATACAGGGAATGCTTACAAAAATAAGGGAATATATTAATCAAATAGAAAACATACATATCAAAAAATTATTAGAATCATTCTTTGTATCGGATGAAGAATTTCTTAAAAAATTCAGCTCCCATTCGGCGGCTAGGAGTATTCACCATAGCTATATGGGCGGACTTTTAGAACATACTTTAACCGTAGTGGAATATGCTGATTTTTTATGCAGTAAATATATTGGAGTGGATAGAGATATAGTTATTGCAGGGGCAATGCTTCATGATATTGGAAAGACCGAAGAATTATCGGAATTTCCACTTAATGATTATACTGACTTTGGGCAGCTTTTAGGTCATATTACAATTGGTACTGAAATGATAACAGATAAAATAAGACAACTAAAAAACTTTCCCCAAGCCTTAGAGGTTCTTATAAAACATTGTATTTTATCCCACCATGGGGAATTGGAGTATGGTTCTCCGAAACGGCCTAAGACAATTGAAGCAATGATTATTCACTGTGCCGATAATACGGATGCTAAGATAAAATTGTTCGAAGAAGCTATTAAGGCAGAACATTCTCAAGGAAGTTGGGTTGGGTTTAATAGAATGCTTGGAAGAAATATAAGAAAAAGTAATTTCTAA
- the cas4 gene encoding CRISPR-associated protein Cas4 codes for MRDNFIILGILLLLVISLFFLLLRKSDIKVKAPKLGVFGAKIIYTDQKEKSKSSNIKYGGILYSEKYDIQGKPDYIFKKILSRNLIPVELKSGTIKKSDIRPYEGDMMQLAAYFLIMEDVYKKKPKEGRLIYKNYMFIIKNTRKLRQKTRRILGDMREMLKTGEQDVHPSFVKCRYCICRETVCEYYDGRG; via the coding sequence ATGAGGGATAATTTTATTATATTAGGGATATTACTTTTACTAGTCATATCTCTTTTTTTTCTTTTATTAAGGAAATCAGATATTAAAGTAAAGGCTCCTAAACTAGGGGTTTTTGGTGCGAAAATCATATATACAGATCAAAAAGAAAAAAGTAAAAGTTCTAATATAAAATATGGGGGAATTTTATATTCAGAAAAATACGATATACAAGGAAAACCAGACTATATATTTAAAAAGATTTTGAGTAGAAACTTAATTCCTGTAGAACTAAAAAGTGGTACGATAAAGAAAAGTGATATAAGGCCCTACGAGGGAGATATGATGCAGCTAGCAGCTTATTTTTTAATTATGGAGGATGTGTATAAGAAAAAGCCCAAAGAGGGACGATTAATATATAAGAATTATATGTTTATTATAAAAAATACAAGAAAACTAAGACAAAAGACAAGGAGGATATTAGGCGATATGAGGGAAATGCTAAAAACTGGAGAACAAGATGTCCATCCAAGTTTCGTAAAATGCCGATATTGTATATGTAGGGAAACAGTATGTGAATATTACGATGGGAGGGGTTAA
- a CDS encoding PDZ domain-containing protein, translating into MDEFNKINEEKTIEENNIEKNKIEKSIIEENSIEDDIIKEDIMEAAKEETPYYTQTIKPSKKKAKKFNAFMIALAIITGGISIGLGVGLAGPFSEYFLQPALRNIGGENLIKEIERIAEEEKEKFSFEKSNTHEVINEAKLPILPEEQTTIPEIAKKVGPSVVSIRNKFTVTDWWNEQYQQEGMGSGIVFHVTDSDIMIVTNYHVVENNESLVVTFLGDYSVPASIVGVDPQTDLAVVRVAQSDIPNEIKGKVETAPFGDSDKLQVGELAVAIGNPLGEAYSNTVTAGVISALNRTIQLTDKKMTLIQTDAAINPGNSGGALVGSQGTVIGINTIKLVDARVEGMGFAIPINVAKPIIEELVNKGSVSRPYLGILGQDITQSTSELYEIPIGILVREVYEGSGAYIAGIKPGDIIIEFDGEKITAMEQLTKTIENHRVGDKISIKLVRQGTIKKMVTVTLQDKSKANNLK; encoded by the coding sequence TATAAAAGAAGATATAATGGAAGCAGCGAAAGAGGAAACGCCCTATTATACGCAGACAATTAAGCCTAGCAAAAAGAAGGCTAAAAAATTTAATGCTTTTATGATTGCCCTTGCCATTATAACAGGGGGAATTTCTATCGGATTAGGAGTTGGGTTAGCAGGACCCTTTAGCGAATATTTCTTGCAGCCGGCATTAAGAAATATTGGTGGGGAAAACCTTATCAAAGAAATTGAAAGGATTGCCGAAGAAGAAAAAGAAAAGTTTTCTTTCGAAAAAAGCAATACCCACGAGGTGATAAATGAAGCAAAACTTCCAATATTGCCAGAGGAACAAACCACCATTCCCGAAATTGCAAAAAAGGTGGGACCTTCTGTAGTTTCAATAAGAAATAAATTTACTGTAACCGATTGGTGGAATGAACAATACCAGCAGGAAGGAATGGGCTCGGGGATTGTATTTCATGTAACAGATAGTGATATTATGATAGTAACTAACTATCATGTAGTTGAAAATAATGAAAGTTTAGTAGTCACGTTTTTGGGGGACTATTCTGTTCCAGCTTCTATTGTAGGGGTGGATCCCCAAACTGATTTGGCTGTGGTGAGAGTTGCACAAAGTGATATCCCAAATGAAATAAAAGGAAAAGTAGAGACTGCGCCCTTTGGGGATTCTGATAAATTGCAGGTCGGAGAGTTGGCAGTTGCCATAGGCAACCCTTTAGGAGAAGCTTATAGTAATACGGTAACAGCAGGAGTTATCAGTGCTCTCAATCGCACAATACAACTTACAGATAAGAAGATGACCCTTATCCAAACCGATGCAGCAATTAATCCAGGAAATAGTGGGGGGGCTTTAGTCGGCAGCCAAGGAACTGTCATAGGAATTAATACCATTAAGTTGGTTGATGCTAGGGTAGAGGGCATGGGATTTGCAATTCCTATAAATGTGGCAAAACCAATTATAGAGGAACTTGTAAATAAAGGTTCAGTATCAAGACCTTATCTTGGAATTCTAGGACAAGATATTACACAGAGTACATCGGAATTATATGAAATACCTATCGGTATTTTAGTCAGAGAAGTATATGAAGGAAGTGGAGCCTATATCGCTGGAATCAAGCCGGGAGATATAATCATAGAATTCGATGGGGAAAAGATAACTGCCATGGAGCAGCTAACAAAAACCATAGAAAATCATAGAGTAGGAGATAAGATTTCTATAAAACTTGTAAGACAGGGTACGATAAAGAAGATGGTAACAGTTACCCTACAAGATAAAAGTAAAGCAAATAATCTAAAATAG